In Amycolatopsis sp. FBCC-B4732, the genomic stretch CGGCTCGCCGGCTCGTCGTCCAGCGCCGGCAGGACTTCCTCGACGAGATCGAACGACGGGACCGCCGCGGATTCCTCCGCTGGCTCGACAGCGGCGCCAAGGCGGGCAGCGATCCCGGCCCGTACCTGACCACGCGAAGCTGACCGAGGAGGGAAGGACATCATGTGGGTCGACGGCGCACTCCTGGCGTCAGCGGTGTCGGGCGACCGCGCCGCGACGGGCGCGTTGCTGGGTCTGCTGCACCCGGGCGTGCTGCAGTACTGCCGGGCGCGGCTGGGGGACCGGTGGCACCGCGACAGCGATGCGGACGACTGCGCGCAGGAGGTCCTGATCGGCGTGCTGGGCGCGCTGCCGGGCTACCGGCACGGTGCCGGCAAGTTCGTCGGTTTCGTGTACGGCGTCGCCGCGCACAAGGTCGTCGACACGTACCGGCGCCGCGGTGCCGATGTCAGCGTCCCGGTTCCGGCGTTCGCTCCGGAACCCGCCGGGCACCAGGAACCGCTCCACCACGTCGAAGACCTCGAGTGGCGGCAGCGGCTGCACCACCTGCTCGCCCTGCTGGCACCGCAGCAGCGCGACGTCGTGGTCCTGCGGGTCATGGTCGGCCTGTCCGCCCAAGACACGGCCGCGGTGCTCGGGGTCGCCAGCCCGGGAGCGGTGCGGGTGAGCCAGCATCGGGCGCTGACCTCGCTGCGCCGGCACCTAGCCGCCGCGCCGGTGCCGTGATGGCCCGGGCCGGCCCGCGGTTGCGGGTAGGGTGGGTGCCCGCGGCCGCGACAGCGGTGCTGATCCGGACCTGGCTGTGTCCGAGTTGGTGTGGCGATCACGTGCACCGACATGGGCGGAACTGGATGTGGAAACGCGGTGGCTGAGGTCGAAGTCTTGCGCGCGAGTGTGCTGGCCGCCCTGGGCGAGGGAGGGGCCGGCAGCGGCGTCGACGTCGTCGGGCGGGTGTGCCGAGCGTGCGTGCGCCTGTTACCGGTGGACGGCGCGGCGGTGTCGGTGATGGTCGACGCCGGGCACCGGGAGGTCGTCTACGCGAGCGACGCGGTGAGCACCGCGCTGGCGGAGCTGCAGTTCTCCCTGGGGGAAGGGCCGTGCTTCGAGGCGTACAGCCTCGGTGGCCCTGTGCTGGTGCCGGATCTGGCAGCGGGATCGCCACCGGCGTGGCCGGTGTTCGCGGCCGAGGCCGCGGCACAGCCGGTGGCCGCGTTGTTCACGTTCCCGGTGCAGATCGGCGCGGTCCGGGTGGCGACCCTCGACACCTATCGGTCGACACCGGGCTCGCTGAGCGCCGGCGAGCTGTCGACGGCCCTGCAGGTGGCCGACATCGCGGCGCTCGCCCTGTCGGGACTGCGCGGCGGAGGTGGTCTTTGGCTCGACGGGGACGGGCGGTGGATGGCGGGCGCGGGGATGCGGCACCGGGAGGTGCACCAGGCCACCGGGATGTTGATCGCGCACCTGGACCTGCCCGCGTCCGCCGCGTTGGCCCGGTTGCGAGCGTACGCGTTCGGGCACGGACGTTCCCTGCTCGAGGTCGCGGCCGACATCGTGGCCGGGCGACTGCGACTGGACGAGGAGTTCGGGTGAGGATCACCATGAAAGCAGCTGACGAACCAGGAGATGGTGGGCATGGCCGACCGTGAACGACAAGTGACCCGGGCGTTCGTCGCGCTGGCGGACACGCTGGTCGACGACTACGACGTCGCCGACCTGCTGCACACGCTGGTGCAGCAGTGCGTGGAGCTGCTCGACGTCGCCGCGGCCGGGCTGACCCTGGTCGACGAGCGGGGCGGCTTGCAGCTGCTCGCCTCCTCCACCGAGCAGGCGCGGCTGCTCGAGCTGTTCCAGCTCGACATCGACGAAGGGCCGTGCATCGAGTGCTTCACGACCAGCACGCCGGTGCTGGTGGCCGACATCGCCGCGCAGGCCGCGCGGTGGCCGCGGTTCGCCATCGAGGCGGCCAAGGACGGGTTCGCGTCGGTGCACGCGCTGCCGTTGCGACTGCGCAAACAGACGATCGGAGCGCTGAACCTCTTCGGGCTGAACTCGGGGGACCTGTCGGCGGACGACGTGGCACTGGCGCAGGGGCTGGCCGACACCGCGACCATCGGCATCCTCCACGAACGAGCCTTCCGCCGAGGGGAGATCCTCTCCGAGCAGCTGCAGACCGCGTTGAACAGCCGGGTGATCATCGAGCAGGCCAAGGGTGTGCTCGCCGTCAGCGGGCAGCTGAGCATGGACGCGGCCTTCCAGGCCCTGCGCGGCTTCGCCCGGCGGAACAACCTCCGGCTCAGCGACGTCGCACGCGCGCTGGCCGACCGCGATCTCGCTCCCGCGGTCGTGCTGGCCCCCGTGGAGACGGCCACTCCCACTCACCTGGGTCCGTTGCGGCACCGGTGAAAGGGTGCCGAACGGTCCACCTGGCGGTGACCAACGGCCCTCGCGCCGCGGACGCGGTGCCGTGATGCTGGAGCCGGCCGAACGGCCTTCGACTCCCGGGAGTGCCCATGCGGTTCCGTGATCGCCGGGAAGCCGGCGAGCGGCTGGCCCTGCGGTTGCGACCGCTGCGCGGCGACCGGGCTGTGGTCCTCGGCCTGTCCGAGGGCGGGCTGGTGGTGGCCGGCGAGATCGCCGACGTCCTCGGCGCGCCGCTGGACATCCTGCTCACCGGCCGGATCGAGGCCGCGGGGCCGCCGCCGACGACGCTCGGCGCCGTCGGGGAGGGCGGCTTGGCCGTCTGGGACCACGACGCCATCCGCCGGTTCGACATCGAGGCGGGCGAGCTCACCCGGCTCGCCGACGAAGCGCGGGCCGGGCTGGCCCGGCAGATCACCGGGTACCGGGGCACGGTGGTGCCGGCGGCGATCGCCGGCCGCACGGTCGTCCTCGCCGACGACGGCGCCGCCACCGGCACGACCGCGCACACGGCGATCCGCGTCCTGCGGGCCCGCCAGGTCCGCCGGATCGTGCTGGCGGTTCCGGTCGCCCAGGCCGACGTGGTCGACCGGCTCGCCCGGGAGGTGGACCAGTTCGTCTGCCTGCGCACGCTGCCCTGGCTGCACGCGGTCGGCAACAGCTACCGGAAGTTCCCCGCGGTCGCCGACACCGAGGCGCTCGAACTGCTGCACCGCGAACCCCGCCTGCCGACCGAGGTCCGCCGGTGACGTCCACAGTGGACTGACAAGTCAGCTCTGGAGGCGCACGGTGATTTCGTCGCCCAGCGCCGCGCCGCCCGCCAGCTCGAGGTCGTCGCCGCTCCAGAACCGGCCGGCGTCGTACCAGTTCGGCCGGCGGCCCGGGGACAGCAGGCCCATGGCTTCGTAGGTCAGAGCGACGATCTCGGCGCAGTAAGCGCTTTCGAGGCCGGCCTCCCGGGCCTCCCGCCTGCGCCGGGGCAGCCGGCCGCCGAGCCAGCGCGACGCGAGGCGCGCGGTCGACGGGAACGGCGTGCCGTCCAGCCGCGCGATCGTCCGCAGGACTGCGTCCTCCACCTCCCCGGTGACCGGGTGGTCGAGCTGGCGCAGCCACACCCGCTGGTGGTACTTCTCCGCCCACACGAGCACCGCCTGGCGCAGGTCGTGCAGCTGGGCGCCCCGCTGGTGGGTCCCGGACCAGACGTCCGGCAGGGCCCGCCCCAGCTCCGCGTGCCACAGCAGCGGCGGCAGGTCCTCGATCACCACGGCCATGCCGACGTGGTTGACCGGGCTGTTCGTCACGACGCGGATCGTGCGGTCGGCCGCGGACCGGCCCCGGAACAGCCACAGGTCACCCGTGCGCGTCCCGGCCACGGCTTCGTCGAAATCCAGCTCGCTCCCCGGCACGGCAGTAGCCTAGGCCGATGCGCTGGTGGAAGACAGTGGGACTGGCCGGGCTCGTCGGGGTCGCCGCGACCGGGGTGGTGATCGCCCGGGAAGAACGCCGGCGGCGGGCCTACACCCCGGACGAGATCCGCGAACGGCTGCACGCCCGCCTGGATGCCTCGTCACCGACGCCCCAGGACCGAACCGACGGCTGACCGGACGTCACTCCGGGGAGCGGTTCCGCCCCGGCAGGCCGGGGCGGAACGGGATGCCCAGTGCCGCGAAGACGCCGAGCATCTTCGCGTTTCCCGCGTCCACGTCGGCGACGAGCATCCGCACACCCTCGTGTTCCGCCGAGACGACGAGCTGTTCGAGCAGCAAGGCCGCCACGCCGAGCGTCGGGCCGTGGCCGTCGACCGCCAGCGCGACCTGCGCTTCGGCCGGGTCGGTGAGGATGTCGTAGCGGGCGATGCCCACCAGCCGGGAGTGCAGGAAACACCCCACCGCGGTGTGCCCGACGCCGGAGCCGCGGGACAGCTGCGTCGAAAGCTCGGCCAGGCCGGCCACGCCGAGACCGAAGAACCGCAGGTGCCGATCCCGCCCGGAGACCCGGGCCCGCAGCGCGAGGACCGCGGCGGCGTCGCGAGCTTCCAGCGTGCGCACCCAGGCGACTTCGCCGTCCGGGAGCAGGGCTCGTACCGGTGGGGTGGCGGTGGACATGGCGTGCTCCTCACGGTTCCGGCGGCCCGCCCGAGTCCGCGGTGCTCTGTCCTTTTCGGACAGAACACCGCGGAGTCCGTGGGCCGCGGGTCAGCGGTCTTCGGCCCGGGTTCCGTTCACGGCCGCTTTCGGCGGCACGATCGGGGCCGTGGTGACCGGTTCCGGCCGGGTCGCGGCGGCGCTCTCGCGGGCCAGGAAGGAGCCCAGCTCGCCGATGGTGCTCATCAGCGGGGCGGGGAAGACGACGGTGGTGTTCTTGTCCACGCCGATCTCCACCAGGCTCTGCAGGTTGCGCAGCTGCAGCGCGAGCGGGTGCGCCATCATCGTGTCGGACGCGTCGCCGAGTGCGGCGGCGGCCAGGGATTCGCCTTCGGCGCTGATGATCTTGGCGCGCTTTTCGCGTTCCGCTTCGGCCTGCCTGGCCATCGCCCGCTTCATCGTGTCCGGCAGCTGGATGTCCTTCAGTTCCACCAAAGTCACTTCCACACCCCAGTCGAGAGTGGTGACGTCCAGGATCCGGCGGATGTCGACGTTGATGCTGTCGGTCTCGGACAGCGTCTCGTCCAGCGTGTGCTGCCCGACGACCTTCCGCAACGTGGTTTGGGCGATCTGGTCGATCGCGGCGTAGACGTTCTCGATCGCGACGACCGACTTCACCGCGTCCCGCACCCGGAAGTACGCCACCGCGGACACGTCGACGCTCACGTTGTCCCGGGTGATGATGCCCTGGGACTGGATCGGCATCGTGATGATCCGCAACGGCACCCGGCGCAGGACGTCGACGACGGGGATGATCAGCCGCAACCCCGGCTCGCACACGCCGATCACCCGGCCGAGCCGGAACAGGACACCCTGTTCGTACTGCTTGACGATCCGCACCGCGGTAGCGAGGAGAAGCAGCAGCGCGGCGGCGATGAGGACGATCACGAGAACGTTCATGGTGCTCCAGACTTCGCGGCTAGCGCGGGAGGAGGCTCAGCCGGAGAGCTTCACCTGGTTGTCGACCGCGGTCACGCCGGGGGCGAACCACGCGGTCTGCTCGGCCGAACGGCGTTCGGCCGGGGTGAGGACCTGGCCGGTCAGGGTGACCTGGCCGTCGTCGATGCCGACCTCGACGTGCTGCGCGAACCCCGGGGCGTGCCGGGCGAGCGCCGCGACGATCTGCGCCTTGGTCTCGGCTGCCGAGACACCCGGCGAAGGCCGCAGCGTGATCAGGTTGCGCACCCCGCTGATGCCGGGGAGCACGGCCACCGCCCGGCGGGCGGCTTCACGCTGGTGGTGCCAGTCCACCGAGCCGCGCAGGGTGACGACCTGGTCGCGCACGTCGACCTGCACCGAGTCCTTCGGTACGAGGATCGTGTGGTGGTCGAACACGGCCATGGCCGCCCGGGCGAGATCCGCGTCCACCGGAACGTCTTGACCGTGCCGGACGATGATCTTGTCCGTGGTCGTGGTCACGCCCTGGACCCGGGCCGCGGCGCGCAGCGCCTCTTCCTTCTCGGGGTAGGTGCCCACGTGCCCGGACAGCGCCGCGACACCGCCCGAGACGGTCACGCCGATCCCTTCGGCGTTGACGCTGGGGGTCCAGGCGAGTTCATCGGTGACAGCGGTCTTGAGGTGATGATCGGGCCTGTGCTGGATCTCTGTCATCCCTCCACCGTGGTCCGCGCGCCCCGCGCGGCCTAGTGCCGCCGGACCTTTCTTCCGGGGTCGTTCGGCGCGGGCGGGCGTAGCCTGAGAACGTGGACGAAAACGCGCTCGTCATCACGGTCTTCCTGGTCGACGACCACGAACTCGTGCGGCGCGGGGTCGCCGAACTCGTCGACGACGAACCCGACCTGACCGTCGTCGGACAGGCTTCTTCGGTCGCGGAGGCCATGGCCAGGGTCCCCGCGCTGCGCCCGGACGTGGCGGTGCTCGACGTGCGGCTGCCCGACGGGAACGGCGTGGAGCTGTGCCGCGACCTGCGCGTGGCACTGCCCGGCCTGCGGTGCCTGATACTGACCTCTTTCACCGACGAGGATTCGATGGTCGAAGCGGTCCTGGCCGGCGCCGAGGGGTACGTCATCAAGGATGTGAAGGGTTTGCAGCTAATCGACGCCATCCGCCGGGTGGGGTCCGGCGAAACCCTGCTGGACACCCGGGCGGTCGCCGCACTCATGGCCGAGCTGCGGGCGAAGGCCGGGAAACCGGGTCCGCTGGCGGGGCTGAGCGAGCAGGAGCTCGTCCTGCTGGACCTGCTCGGGGAAAGCCTGACGAACCGGCAGATCGCCGAGCGGATGTTCCTCGCGGAGAAGACCGTCAAGAACTACGTGTCCCGGCTGCTGGCGAAGCTCGGGTTGGAGCGGCGGTCCCAGGCGGCGGTGCTGGTCACCGGGATCCACGACGCGGAGCGCCGTCCCGGCGGTTAGTGGCGAACGGGTGCTCGTCGCTGATCACGACGTCCTCGAGCGGTGTCCGCGCCGACGACGGCACCGCGGTGCCGTGGCCGAGGCGCAGCATGATCTGGGGCCAGAGCCCGCCGCCGAGCAGCTGCCGCAGTTCACGCCGGCTCGCCGGCTCGGCCATCGCCTGTGAGGAGAGTGCCGCCGAAATCCCGGCGGCGGCAGCCGTCAGCAGCACCCGCTGCATGGCCTGGCCGGCCTGGAGCCGGCCCAGGGCGGTGTCGTGCAGCGAGCCGATGACCACGACCAGCCGGTCGGGTTCGACGTCGAGGTCACTCCCGCCACCGGGACCCGGGGGTGCCGGCGGGACTTCGGCGTGGCGCATGATGTCGCGCAGCTGTGGCACCTGGTCGGCGGTGATGGTGGCCAGCCACGCGCGTTCCACCTCGGCCGCGCGCCGGAGCTGCCGCTGCACCGCGTCGGGGACGACGGCAGCGGTGAAGGGACGCCGGTTGCTCTGCCGGCCGGCGATGGCCGCCACGAGTTCCTCGTCGTGCGGGGCGATCGTCTCGTACCCGTGCGGCTGCACGACGGCGAGCAGGTCGGGCCGCCCCGCCGTGGGGAACAGCCGGACGTCGGCGTGGCTGCCCTGCGCCTTGATCGCCAGCCGGAGGTTGAGCAAGGCCGCACCGCAGTCCAGCATCCGTTCCCGTTGCTCGCTGTCGGTGCCGGTGGTGAGCGGATCCGCGTACAGCTCGACGGAATCCGGGGTGCACTGGAACCGCCACGGCCGGGCGGACAGCAGCGGCGGAGGAGCCGTGGCCGCGAGGAGGGCGGCGTGCACCTGGCTTGCGCTGAGGTGCCCGACGGGCATGACACCGGTCTTCATGGACGGCTCCGAACTCCTGGACTACTGGATGCGCTTTCACCGTCCGCCCGGGCCGCGGGCTCCGCCCAGTGCCGAACGGCCTCCGCCTCCGGGCGAAGGTCGTCGGTTGCGACCCGGATCGAGACCGCTGTGTCACAGTGGTGGCATGCCCGAGGAACCGACGTCGGGCCGGGACCGGATGGACGCGCTGCCGGCGGCCGTCCTCGCCTTTTCCGCCGGTCTGGAGCTCGAGACGACGCTGCGCCGGATCGTCACGGCCGCGGCCGGCCTGGTCGGCGCCCGGTACGGCGCGCTGGCCCTGCTCGACGAGGACGGCCGCACGACCGCGTTCGCCGTGACCGGCGTCGACGACGCCACGCGGGAGCGGCTGGGCCCGCCACCGGACGGCCACGGGCTGCTCGGCGAGCTGGTGACCGGCCGGGCCCCGGTACG encodes the following:
- a CDS encoding sigma-70 family RNA polymerase sigma factor, encoding MWVDGALLASAVSGDRAATGALLGLLHPGVLQYCRARLGDRWHRDSDADDCAQEVLIGVLGALPGYRHGAGKFVGFVYGVAAHKVVDTYRRRGADVSVPVPAFAPEPAGHQEPLHHVEDLEWRQRLHHLLALLAPQQRDVVVLRVMVGLSAQDTAAVLGVASPGAVRVSQHRALTSLRRHLAAAPVP
- a CDS encoding GAF domain-containing protein is translated as MAEVEVLRASVLAALGEGGAGSGVDVVGRVCRACVRLLPVDGAAVSVMVDAGHREVVYASDAVSTALAELQFSLGEGPCFEAYSLGGPVLVPDLAAGSPPAWPVFAAEAAAQPVAALFTFPVQIGAVRVATLDTYRSTPGSLSAGELSTALQVADIAALALSGLRGGGGLWLDGDGRWMAGAGMRHREVHQATGMLIAHLDLPASAALARLRAYAFGHGRSLLEVAADIVAGRLRLDEEFG
- a CDS encoding GAF and ANTAR domain-containing protein; the protein is MADRERQVTRAFVALADTLVDDYDVADLLHTLVQQCVELLDVAAAGLTLVDERGGLQLLASSTEQARLLELFQLDIDEGPCIECFTTSTPVLVADIAAQAARWPRFAIEAAKDGFASVHALPLRLRKQTIGALNLFGLNSGDLSADDVALAQGLADTATIGILHERAFRRGEILSEQLQTALNSRVIIEQAKGVLAVSGQLSMDAAFQALRGFARRNNLRLSDVARALADRDLAPAVVLAPVETATPTHLGPLRHR
- a CDS encoding phosphoribosyltransferase; translation: MRFRDRREAGERLALRLRPLRGDRAVVLGLSEGGLVVAGEIADVLGAPLDILLTGRIEAAGPPPTTLGAVGEGGLAVWDHDAIRRFDIEAGELTRLADEARAGLARQITGYRGTVVPAAIAGRTVVLADDGAATGTTAHTAIRVLRARQVRRIVLAVPVAQADVVDRLAREVDQFVCLRTLPWLHAVGNSYRKFPAVADTEALELLHREPRLPTEVRR
- a CDS encoding GNAT family N-acetyltransferase, with the protein product MSTATPPVRALLPDGEVAWVRTLEARDAAAVLALRARVSGRDRHLRFFGLGVAGLAELSTQLSRGSGVGHTAVGCFLHSRLVGIARYDILTDPAEAQVALAVDGHGPTLGVAALLLEQLVVSAEHEGVRMLVADVDAGNAKMLGVFAALGIPFRPGLPGRNRSPE
- a CDS encoding slipin family protein — protein: MNVLVIVLIAAALLLLLATAVRIVKQYEQGVLFRLGRVIGVCEPGLRLIIPVVDVLRRVPLRIITMPIQSQGIITRDNVSVDVSAVAYFRVRDAVKSVVAIENVYAAIDQIAQTTLRKVVGQHTLDETLSETDSINVDIRRILDVTTLDWGVEVTLVELKDIQLPDTMKRAMARQAEAEREKRAKIISAEGESLAAAALGDASDTMMAHPLALQLRNLQSLVEIGVDKNTTVVFPAPLMSTIGELGSFLARESAAATRPEPVTTAPIVPPKAAVNGTRAEDR
- a CDS encoding BON domain-containing protein, with product MTEIQHRPDHHLKTAVTDELAWTPSVNAEGIGVTVSGGVAALSGHVGTYPEKEEALRAAARVQGVTTTTDKIIVRHGQDVPVDADLARAAMAVFDHHTILVPKDSVQVDVRDQVVTLRGSVDWHHQREAARRAVAVLPGISGVRNLITLRPSPGVSAAETKAQIVAALARHAPGFAQHVEVGIDDGQVTLTGQVLTPAERRSAEQTAWFAPGVTAVDNQVKLSG
- a CDS encoding response regulator transcription factor, encoding MDENALVITVFLVDDHELVRRGVAELVDDEPDLTVVGQASSVAEAMARVPALRPDVAVLDVRLPDGNGVELCRDLRVALPGLRCLILTSFTDEDSMVEAVLAGAEGYVIKDVKGLQLIDAIRRVGSGETLLDTRAVAALMAELRAKAGKPGPLAGLSEQELVLLDLLGESLTNRQIAERMFLAEKTVKNYVSRLLAKLGLERRSQAAVLVTGIHDAERRPGG